The Diceros bicornis minor isolate mBicDic1 chromosome 18, mDicBic1.mat.cur, whole genome shotgun sequence sequence TCTTCATTAGTATTAGCAACCGTGGGACAGTCTACATGTGCACAGGGATTGTACATTTGTAGTGTTTCCATGTATGTTAATTATCTCACTCAGCCTCACAGTGACCCTGGGAGGCAGGCAGCACACTAAGAATGGTCTGTAAATGAGGAACCCGGAGCTCTGAGAGGGAAATTACTAccccaggtcacagagccagtaagcagggaagctggaacTTGGGTCAGGGCCGTGATCCCAGCCATTGCTCACTGCCTGGCGTCCCGGGTGATAACCCAGAGCTAGCAGGCTGGCCGCTGAGGCCCTGCCCCTGGCCTGGGAGGAAGTGGGCAGGAACCCCGACTCAGTCCttgggctcaggcttctggctgAGGTTTCGGTTACTGGGCCCACTGACACCCTTCTCCCCTCCATCATGTAAACGTGTCCTAGGGCTGCAGCTTCTAAACTAAGCTGCTTAAGTTGGACCAAAGATGGTGAAAACCGTTTTCAGCTGAGTGTCTGAATGCTCAAGAGTAAGCTGCCTGTGCCCTTTCAATAGGCCACCCTCTCTGGCCATGGCCGCAGCCtcgctgggctcccttcagcccaGCCCTGCTTTTCTGGGCCTCTCCCCTTTCAGGCTCCTTGCGGACCCACAAGGGTTCTGTTGCTGCCTTTGCCCTCAGCTGGACCAGCCTTGATTCTGCCGGTCAGTGTCCTTGTCCTGTCCAGGACCCCTGGCTGTGCTGCCCCCAGCTCCCTTTTGGTGAGGATGAGATGGGAGCCATGTGGGTGAGGAAAGGCTTTACTGGAAACATGTGACCAGCTTTCAGTAAACACCTGCCCCCGGCTCCCCTGCTGCAGAGAACGGCGTACAAAGGGGGTCCCTAGTCACATGTTGCAGATACCCAGACACCACCCCCCAGAGGGCCAGACTGAGCCATAAGCGGGGAGGGATGAGGCAGCAATCAAAAAACATGATCAACCTTAGGAAGTCACAAAGGGAAGGGACTCAAGAGCTCATCTGGTCCATCCCTCATTTGccagaagaggaaagtgaggcttgGACAGGGGCAGCGTTCTGCCCGGGGTCACCAAGGCAGTTTCCTGCAGTGCCGGGTCTCCGtgcaggtctcctgagtcccagGCCAGCATTCTCGCACACTGCTGTGGAGGCTCTAAGCAAACTTGCATTATTCCTAAATCTTCCTTGGTGGAGAGGTGGGCTCAGGCACAGGGCAAGGAGGGCAGGACCCAGGATGATGTGGAATTGCCATGGACCCTCCTTTATGCCCACAGCGCGAGCTTCGGCCTCGGCTCTGCACCATGAAGAAGGGCGCCAATGGCTATGGCTTCAACCTGCACAGCGACAAGTCCAAGCCAGGCCAGTTCATCCGGGCAGTAGACCCTGACTCGCCCGCCGAGGCTTCAGGGCTCCGGGCCCAGGACCGCATCGTGGAGGTAATGCCTCTTGCCTCTTCCCAGGCTCTTCCTTCCTGACTGCCTCCCTACAGATAAGCAACTCTTGGGGCAGCCGTCACACCATCTGCTCCTTGGTTAGCCCATGGGGCCCAGGCAGCACATAGATgcaggatagatggatggatggggggtAGGGGGAAGAACGGGGGTGGGTgggcaggagagaaggaaagaaagatgggtgatggatggatggaccgACTGACTTctttcctgtccccaccccccctGGGCTCTTCTTCACCGAGCACACCCACTCAGCGGCCCGtgattcacccatccatccaggTAGAGGTCTGGGCCACCCTCAGGTTTCCCACTGCCTGAGGCCTCCATGTCAGGCACAGGAATAGGGGCCAGAGGGTGAACTCCTTCTCTGGAGTGAGGCTGTCAGGCACACTCATACACTCTTGTGCTGTGCTTAGCGGGAGAGGAAACAACGTGAATCCAAATGCCTTGGGCAGGTCCCAGAATCTCAGTCTTAGAACCTTAGAGCTGGAAGATCAGCTCTCCCAAGACTTCTCATTTTACATGTGAacaaactaaggcccagagaggaaagTCGGATGGCAAGTCCGTAGAGAAGCCGGGTCCCAGCCCAGGCCTCcaagatctttctctcctgtcTGTCACAGCTGGGTTTGTTTAGTCTTGTCGGATCTTTTCTTAGGCTTTTCCTATGTGTCCTGCCTCCCCTGGCTGTCAAGTAGGAGGACCACTTGGCCTAGTTCAGGACCCTATAGGCAAGGGGGCTGAGTGTCCCCAGATTGCCAACTGGTCAAGGACAAAGAGGACCCCTTGTACCTCCTCCTCCTAACCCCCACCCCGAGACCTGTGCCAGTAACATCTGCCCCCACCCACAGGTGAACGGGGTCTGCATGGAGGGCAAGCAGCATGGGGATGTGGTGTCTGCCATCAAGGCTGGTGGGGACGAGACCAAGCTGCTGGTGGTGGACAAGGAGACTGACGAGTTCTTCAAGAAATGCAAAGTGATCCCATCTCAGGAGCACCTGAATGGTGAGCTGAGTGGGGCAGCAAGAGGCCCCCAAGTCCGAGGTGTGGGCCAGGGCTCTAGACTTGACTGTGTCCCAGGTGAGGGTGGACAGCTTCCTCCTTGAAGTTCCCTTCTTCTCCTTCAGGGGAGGCCCAGAGGTGTGTACTGGGAGAGAGGGGCCTATGTCAGGAGAGGAAGCAGGGATTGGCAGTGGTCCCTGAAGATGGCATATGCCAGGGATGAGCTGGCATGAGGGATGGCGGGATAGGACAGAGCTGCTGATGCCCCGGGCAAAGCTGCAGCGCCAGAGGGAGGCCTGGGCCCCACGCCTCACCCGCAGCGAGTCCTCAGGGCAGGGCTGATACGAGGAGAGGGTTAACtctggggaggcctccagccttTGCTTGGTCTGATCAGAGTCCAGTGACAGAGGCCCAGtgcctcccctcccttctcttaGGTTGTCTTGGAAACCCAGGCTTGCTGGCTCTAGAGAGTGGTGGGTACCCCCTCAGTCCCTGGGCTCCTGCCCGAGCCCAAGCCAAACAGGGCAGGGCTGCTACACCGGTCAGGGGCAAGTTAAGTGCTCTGCTGTCTGGTCTGGACTTGCTCCCTAAGAATATGGCTCCTGGGGGCATGGAGGAGGGGTGTAACCTCTTCGGACTTTGCAATGGGTGGGGCCTCCCTGAGAGTGTCaggtgggggggggcggggtccACACAAAGGTCCTGCCACAGACTTAGATCCCTAGCTGGAGGGGCCTGTTGGGTCCCATAGTTCTTGGAAAGATGGTGGGTCAGTGGAAATCCCTAGCAGACTCTGGGCATGGGAGGTGGGCATCACCTTACCCTTGTCTCCCCAGTTCACAGAAACCAGATAACTCAGATAATCTCCTTCCTCAgtgagggggaaactgaggcccagagaagccccagccttGCTTTTGGGGACATGGTGTGGGGGAAGACTCAGCTGAAATCTGGATTCCACTCAGCTCCTCAAATAccttcccctgcctcccccagatccttctctccccaccccaagtAATCAGCCCTCAaacatctctccttcttctgtcTCCCTCTGGCTGGGGAAGAAGAGCCCTGAGAACTACAGTGACGGCAGCCTCTGGGCAGAGGACCTGCACAGGCAGGGGCTAGGGGCAGGTCTCATCCCCAGGTGTTCCTCTCGGGTTCTCCAGGATGGTGTcctctccccattcctcccaccTGGATGTAACTATCCCCACAGAGGAAGGCCCTTCCCTCCCAGCGGCTGCCTCCTGACCAGTGAGACAGCTCATGGGGAAGGGGCCGGCTTGGGGAGAGTGGGCAAGTGAGCATCCCTGTGCCCCGACCTGACCACTGTGGTAAGGCTGTGGGTGTCAAAAGGGCAGAAACAGTGAGAGTCAGGTATGCCTGACTGCCCCAGCCCGGTGCAGGGCAAGGGGAAAGATGCTCATTGATGTTAAGCTCAGAGTTCAGAAGAAACCCACCCAGGCTCACCAGTCCCTGGAGGTGGAACAGCCCTCCTTGCAGTGATGTGGGGCCTCTATGCTAGGTGAGTCCAGTGAGGGTGACCCCAGGCTGGTGTTCTCTTCCTCTGACCCCTCCTGCCACCACCAGGTTTTCCATTGGCTGGGGGAGGGCACACCCAGGACACTGCCCTGAACCCTCTTGCGCCCTCATCTCCGCATTGGCAAGTGGCCGAGGCAGGTACTAACCATAATCGGGGTGTGGTTCCATTCTGATGACACCATCATCACCTaggaagcatttaaaaaatactgattccTAGACctgccccagacccactgaatcagcaGCTCTGGTGCCAGggtccaggaatctgtatttctaacaagcttctttGGTGATTCTTAGGCAGCCAGCCTAGAATTTCAACTCCATCTAGGACAATGCTTTTTTCAAACAGCTCAGTACTCATCAGTGGTTCATGAGATTAATTTAGTAGGCAGAGACCAGTCTGTTTTGTTAAGTGAAattgaatagaaaatatcaaagagCATTGCAATATAGTAAGGATGAGTTTTGGGGGATGTAGTAAGGGTAGTTTGTTTTGTGAGACTTGTGTTACACACACGCACAATCTTTGTGTCACTGGGCATCAAATGTACTTAGAGTGGGTTGTAGTCAAGAGACTTTTAAGCACTAACCTAGGGAACAGGATCGAATTATCTGTCCAAATCCGACAACTCTCACCTCTCCATCCGCATTCCCCTGTGCTTCTGGACTCACCTCCGCTCTTTTTTCCTCCACCTAGGTCCCTTGCCTGAGCCCTTTACCAATGGGGAGATCCGGAAGGTAAAGGCAGACCCTCTGCTTCTCTGGTCTCAGTCCAGGGGCTGCAGGAGAAGGGTGGAAGGTGGCATGGTTGGGAAAAGGAGAGCTGTCTGACTCAGGTTGAAACTTCGATTTCCAAGCTGCTCCCTCTTGAGCTCAAGCTCTGTAACTGTCAGTGCACCCCTCGGCCCCTGCCTAGGGCCAAGGCATTTGGGAGGGAGAGGCCTGGTTGGGCCCCTCTGCAGCCCGCCATCCTGGGTGACAAGCCCCGCCTCCAACTCACCACCATACAGAAGAGGCTATTCTTCCCCCCAAGAACAGAGCTTCAGTGTCTGGCCGCGCTGCCCAGCCCCTGCTACTTCCAGTCTGTGTTGGAAGAACAaagcccctcccccctcctccccgggcggaagggaagagaaggcagtGGAGGCTGGGGAAGAGATGGTGGGGCTGGGTGCCAGCTGAGGCCACAGAGGAGCCCAGGCAGGAGCTGAGCGCCAAGCTGAATCCCTGGCCAAGGCCTTCACTCTGGGATGGGCCGACTCAGAGTCGGACCACGGAGTGGGAGTTCTCTGCAGGGTCTGCTCAAAGGTTTCCCTTACCCAGGGGCTCTGCTAGGGCACACAACAAGGGGGGCAGCCCCGGACCACCTGAAGTTTCTGTCACTCAACCTATGGGTCTAGAACTCTCATCCACCTTATTCCTTCAAAGCCCTTCTTGGCTGCTTTGGGGTTAAGGTTTCAAGATCTCTGGGGTCAAGTCCAAGTAAACACGTGGGCCACAAGAGGTTCAGGGAGCATCCCATGTGTTCCCCATGCCAAGCAAAGAGGCCCCCAGTGTCCCCACACTCCAGAAGCCCCTTCTTGGTCACTGGCCCAAAAGGCGACTCAGCCCTGAAGGCTACACAGGGAGGACTTGGGGGGAGTGAGCAATTCAGCTAATCCCACAATGGTCCCTCCCACCTAGGTGGTGCAACCAGCCTGCCCTCTGATCTCTGGAggaatgtaaaactgtaaatcccCCAAGGGACCCTGGCAGGCTCAGGCCGTGGAGCTTTGGGTGGATGGCAGGGGCCTGAGTAGAACTTCTCAGACCAATGCACCTGTCTTCCCTGGGAATCCTCTTCCTTACTCAGGacttccccaccccatccctcgcCAACCCACACCTCTCTCCTCTGTGCCAGGAGAACAGTCGTGAAGCCCTAGCCGAGACGGCGTCTGAgagccccaggccagccctggcaAGATCCACCTCCAGTGATACCAGTGAGGAGGTAGGCTGGCcggctgggtggggtggggggtgggcctgGGTTACAGGAAGCCCATTCCCAGACCACACTTGTTCCTGGCACACCAGCCAGCCTTGGAGGTCACATGCTGAGCCACGTTCTGTTCTTGTGACCTGGCTTCCCCGGGCGCTGCCCCAAGGGAGCCACCTCGCTGAGGCTCAGGGCCTGGGAGCCTCACCAGGCACTAACTCCCGctctctgcctccccctcctctttACAGCTGAATTCCCAAGACAGCCCCAAGAAACGGGACTCCACGGCACCCTCatctacctcctcctcctcctccgacccCATCCTGGACTTCAACATCTCCCTGGCCGTGGCCAAAGAGAGGGCCCACCAGAAGCGCAGCAGCAAACGGGCCCCGCAGATGGACTGGAGCAAGAAAAACGAACTCTTCAGCAACCTCTGAGcgcccctcccaccaaccccccAGGAAAGCTGGAAGGGCCGGCCAGTCCCACACCCCGAcctaactcccttcccctcttccccacTTCCCCCCAAATCGACAAACAAATCAGCACCAGCATCTCCCATCTTTGCAAATCTGATTTTTCTAGAGAACTATGTTCTTCCCTTATTGCAGGGAAGGTGAATGGTTTTCCGTCCTGCCCCAATCAAAAAGCAGActctgtccccctccccctcactgAATGCTTCAGGCTACCAGGTGTCCCCTTGCTACCCCAACTGGGACATCACTGGGACCTGCACCAAGCAAGGATCGTGGGACCTGCAAGAGGTCATCTTCCCTCACGACCCCACGAGATGACTGGGTCCAGGGTTGATCAAGGACTTGATTATAGCGATGACATCTCGGAGTAGATGGGGGTGCATCATCCTGAGAGCTGTGGCTTGGGCATCTTACTTttgttcatttgattttttttttgtttttttaagtgcaGTATCACAGAGTTTAGAAGgatttttgtttccttgattaACATGATTTTCTGGGTTGTTGCATCTAGGACATAGCAGCAGCCTCAGCCTTAaactttgtttcttctcccacCTTAGAGACCCTGGCACCATGGGGAGGGTTTGACCatgccctgcccagcccagcctTGAGCCAAGCACCACCATTGTAAGGAAGCTCCATCAGAAATCCAACTGGTTTCTCCAACCCACCTCAGCCTCTGTGTCTTCCTTTAGAGCTCTGTCTTCAAGAAATGACAAACGGGTATTCCCAGGGTGGCCTCAGGCTGAGAGGGCAGGGTACAGCTGGAAGGAGAGGatagtgggggtgggaggtaggTAGCTTTAACCAGGCCTCAAGCCTGTCACTGCCCAGGTGTCCAGGCTGTGAGTCCTGTGGGAGCAAGACCCACCCAGCTCCCATGTACTTCACTTGGTGGTCAACATGCCTGGGCACACTGGGGCTGCCCTACAGGGATGTTTTTCGGGGAAAGTGGGGAGTGGGGGCTGAGACCCACATGCTCAGAGGGCTCTGAGAGGTTCCTCTAACTCCAGGAGCATTGAAAGTGTGAATCCCAGATGGAGCTGGCTTAGGAATGCAGAGACTTGGCTTTAATCTTTCTGCTTGCAGGTGCAGGATTCCCAGGAGTGGCCTGAGCTGGCGCCAGATACTCTATCTTATCTGGCCATGTACCTGATTGGAGGACAGTTGTCCAGGCCTAGGGGAAAACAAACCTGGCCAGCTGGGCCCTGGGACATGCCATGTGGGGTAGAAGCGACCTTCCAAGGGCAAAATGCCCTGCTCCTCCACAACAGATCCATATACCCCTGGCACCTCAGGCCTCATCCTGGAGGTCTGCCAGGGTGGCCTGCAAGGGCTGAGGCTGCTGAGCTGGGAGGTTCCAGGGCAGGTGctcagagagaaggaagggaagttGGCCCCAGGCTACTCTCCACTCAACCAGGAGACCACTCAGAAGCCAGGTTTCTGGGACTGAGGAGAACAAGTAAAGAGAGAGTGAGCCATGGAGGGGAGCTGTGGAACCCTCCGGCGTTGAGAGGACCGGTCACTATCTGACCATCTTGGCCCCTTGTTGGAGTCTGGATTCCACCAGCCTTAAGAGGAaccatccagggccggccccctggcttagcggttaagtgcatgcgctgcgcttctggcggcccaggttccaatcccgggcacgcactgacacgccacttctccggccgtgctggggccgcgtcccacatgcagcaactagaaggatgtgcaactatgacgtacacctatctactggggctttgggggaaaaacaataaataaataaaaaaaaaaaaaaagaggaaccaTCCAAAATCCTTATCCTGGCACGAATCACCCTGGGCCCTGCTTGGCTGCACCTGGCCTGCCCCCACCCACCCTTGCCTCTACCCTTTGAACCCTGATGGAGGGCTCAGGTGATCAGGCCTGAACACTGCCCTACGGGGCTGTAGAGGGGCCCCTCCCTATATCACCTGCTGGGTGGGGAAGCCCTAGGACCTTTGACTCTGGTTAAGCTGACGACAGGTGGAAGGAACAGGTGGCTCAGAGGGAACTCCTATGGCTGAGGGGCCAGGGGCATCGTACAAAGGGGGCCCCAGCAAGCGAAGTTCGTGTCTTCAATTCAGGCACGTTTTAGATTCTAGTTTTTCACATACATAGTCTGGTGTGAGATGCCAGGATCAAGGGGACTGGGAGCTGAGTGACCTCAGCAATAGTTCCAGTGTCATCGTGAGCTCTgaagccttgggcaagtcacctcaaCTTGCCTGGGACTGTTTCCTTCCCTCGAAAATGCCCTACGTGCCCTCAAGAGTTTTTCATGACTGTGTTTTGAAATGTGCCTGGCCTTTCTTGAGGGCCACCCTAGATTATGACAGTGCACATGGGATGGTTAGAAGTCAaaaggtgggccggccccgtggcttagcggttaagtgctcgcgctccgctgctggtggccagggttcggatcccgggcgtgcaccgacgcaccgcttctcctgccatgctgaggccgtgtgccacatacagcaactagaaggatgtgcagctatgacgtacaacaatctactggggctttgggtgaaaataaataaataaataagtcaaaaGGTGTCCTCCTCCGAGGTGGGGAGACCTAGCCTAGCTCTATTAAGCACCCGTTGCCAGGCAGCCTGGCCATCCCGAACCTGTGCCTCCAGCACCCCCTCGTGGCCTTGTTAGGTGCAGCTGCTCCCAGAGGTGGAGGGGTGAGGAGTGGCGAGGGGGAGGACACAGGTGCCTTCGGGACAGTACAGCTGAGTGGCCTTTGCTTCCTCCCGCAGCCCCTGCAACTGAGCAGGAGGCCCAAAGTTTCATCAGCAGAAGGGTGCTCTCCAGTCATAAGGAGTTGTATCCCAAACTAACTCGACACTCAAAACTGGCTCCAAAGACGAGAGAGAAGGAGCAAGGACACTTGCCCACTTTCCAAGCCACTTGTCTGTCCCAGGATTTCCAAACCTCCCGAGGTCACACCCAGCCCGCTTCCGCAGGACAAAAGAGGACTGAGCTACCCCTGCCCCGTTCCTACCACAATGGACCAGATACTGCAGGCTGACCTCCTGGGAGCTCACTTCCACATGGGCCCAGTGAGAACACGGGGAAAGCTGGCCATACAGTGTGCTTTACTCCCAGCCTCTGGCCTTCCAGGTGGAAGGGAGGTCCCGCCCACTCAGCAGGCCCCCCTTCTTCTCCAGCTCCCACTTCCACCCTACCTCCTCCCATAGATTCATGCTGTCCACTCCAGGTTCCGAGAGTCTGAGTCCAGGTTTGgtcaggaggaggggctggccctggagtcGCTGCCAGCCTCAGAGAGGCCAAGGCAAGTTCAGCCCAGAGTCTGAAAGGCCCCAAAAGGAGATTCCCAGCCTGGAGCAGGGCCAGGAGCACTCTGCCCTGAAGGCCCTGACCATTCACCTCCTGTTGCAGGGTTCTGATGTTCTGGAGTGTGTGGTCCTGACACCCCCGTTCACACAGGGTGGCTGCCCACAAGGCCGGCTATCAGTGGGGCTCCAACCACCGATCTCTGTAGGGCTTTTCTTCCACATGGCTGGTCTGCTGCAGAAGCCACTGCCGCTCCGGCTCACTCATCATCAGTCTGAATGTCACCTCCTGGAAGACGGTGCTCACAGCCAGCTATGTGAGCCAGAGAGAATAGGGCTGGCTAAGTTACATCCACAAGTTCGGGCACCACCGGGTCCCACCACCCAGACCCAGGCCTCACCCTCCCTCAGCAACAGCCTTACCTGCTCGAAGTGAAGTTTTTGGAACATCCGGATGCTCGGTTCATTTCCTTGCCCAATTTTAGCCTCAAACTTGGTCAGACCTAGCCTGGTCACACCTCCCAGAGGAGATGAGATAGAGGGACAAGCTGCAAGATGA is a genomic window containing:
- the NHERF1 gene encoding Na(+)/H(+) exchange regulatory cofactor NHE-RF1, with amino-acid sequence MSADAAAGPPLPRLCCLEKGPNGYGFHLHGEKGKMGQFIRLVEPGSPAEKAGLLAGDRLVEVNGENVEKETHQQVVSRIRAALNAVRLLVVDPETDERLQQLGVQVREELLRAQEGPGQAEPPAAAEAPREAEKSPPERRELRPRLCTMKKGANGYGFNLHSDKSKPGQFIRAVDPDSPAEASGLRAQDRIVEVNGVCMEGKQHGDVVSAIKAGGDETKLLVVDKETDEFFKKCKVIPSQEHLNGPLPEPFTNGEIRKENSREALAETASESPRPALARSTSSDTSEELNSQDSPKKRDSTAPSSTSSSSSDPILDFNISLAVAKERAHQKRSSKRAPQMDWSKKNELFSNL